The following proteins are co-located in the Micromonospora viridifaciens genome:
- a CDS encoding GNAT family N-acetyltransferase — MTAPRTATVRRVRPEDAARMRALRLEMLADSPLAFLETVAEAAARPHAAYAARIAAVAHGTETAQFVADPGGRLVGHAGGSASPGEPGLTVIHAVYVTPSWRGSGLLGALLDEVAAWSRACGRPELMLEVVVGNDRAYRAYQRLGFVDTGVRVPHPRIPTLRELQMRRPA, encoded by the coding sequence ATGACCGCGCCCCGCACCGCGACCGTCCGCCGGGTCCGCCCGGAGGACGCCGCCCGGATGCGCGCGCTCCGGCTGGAAATGCTCGCCGACTCGCCGCTGGCCTTCCTGGAGACCGTGGCCGAGGCCGCCGCCCGGCCGCACGCCGCGTACGCGGCCCGGATCGCCGCGGTCGCCCACGGCACGGAGACGGCCCAGTTCGTGGCCGATCCCGGCGGTCGCCTCGTCGGCCACGCCGGCGGCTCGGCCTCACCGGGCGAACCGGGGCTGACCGTGATCCACGCCGTGTACGTCACGCCGTCCTGGCGTGGCAGCGGCCTGCTCGGCGCGCTGCTCGACGAGGTGGCCGCGTGGTCCCGAGCCTGCGGCCGGCCGGAACTCATGCTGGAGGTGGTGGTCGGCAACGACCGCGCCTACCGGGCCTACCAGCGGCTGGGGTTCGTGGACACCGGGGTACGCGTCCCGCACCCCAGGATCCCCACCCTCAGGGAACTCCAGATGCGCCGCCCCGCGTGA
- a CDS encoding AAA family ATPase gives MAEPELTLTASLRPAALDARRGVVRLHPEVLAALALRPGDPVRLAGRRVTAGIVAPTEATASTALLYADDLLLGNLGLRNGGQVRVRPLPVVPARTVTLAGPVGIVAAVSPEMLRLALLGKLVTAGDDVSLLPQDVLPDAAVRGLVEAARRSLANTVGYAWTSALLTVVTAEPAAGALVTMDTVVGWEHGPATRGSAAGAGAEWAPPEPEPAEPAEAPDLDELPGLRAQAEELTELLDLGFHHREVLSRLGTTVSLGVLLSGPAGSGKSALVRAVAARVRARVYALWAPELAALSNDAAARRLREAAEAVRADGPGVLLVTDVEALAPADEPGPVATVFRQIVGETVRAGAAVVCTTGRPEAVDPALRAPDLLSLRITVPLPDQALRREQLTVLTRQVPLAEDVRLDEVAARTPGFVAADLAALVREAGVRAALRQKAAESPTVAMVDFTAALEVVRPTTMAASTLELASVTLDDVGDLHEVKETLIESVLWPLTYPDTFARLGVTPPRGVLLYGPPGCGKTYLVTALAGTGRANVLSVKGAELLSKWVGESERAVRELFRRAREAAPTLVFLDEVDALAPVRGQASDGGTTDRVVAALLTELDGVEALRNVVVVGATNRPDLVDPALLRPGRLERLVYVPPPDGPARAEILRASARNVPLADDVDLAALGAELDGFSAADCAALVREAALAAMRESLAAATVTAAHVETARTRVRPSLDPAQLAWLAAYAAAHQARAGRGSVGGEEGA, from the coding sequence GTGGCGGAACCCGAGCTGACCCTGACGGCGAGCCTGCGGCCGGCCGCGCTGGACGCCCGGCGCGGCGTCGTACGCCTGCACCCGGAGGTGCTGGCCGCGCTGGCGCTGCGGCCCGGCGACCCGGTCCGGCTGGCCGGCCGGCGGGTGACCGCCGGCATCGTCGCCCCGACCGAGGCGACCGCGAGCACCGCCCTGCTCTACGCCGACGACCTGCTCCTCGGCAACCTGGGCCTGCGGAACGGCGGGCAGGTGCGGGTGCGCCCGCTACCGGTGGTCCCGGCCCGCACCGTGACCCTGGCCGGCCCGGTCGGGATCGTCGCCGCGGTCTCCCCGGAGATGCTCCGCCTGGCCCTGCTCGGCAAGCTGGTCACCGCCGGGGACGACGTCTCGCTGCTGCCCCAGGACGTGCTCCCCGACGCCGCGGTCCGCGGCCTGGTCGAGGCCGCCCGGCGCAGCCTCGCCAACACCGTCGGGTACGCCTGGACGAGCGCCCTGCTCACGGTGGTCACGGCCGAGCCGGCGGCCGGCGCGCTGGTCACGATGGACACCGTGGTCGGCTGGGAACACGGGCCGGCCACCCGCGGCTCCGCAGCCGGAGCCGGAGCCGAGTGGGCCCCGCCCGAGCCGGAGCCGGCCGAGCCGGCGGAGGCACCGGACCTCGACGAGCTGCCCGGGCTGCGGGCCCAGGCCGAGGAGCTGACCGAGCTGCTCGACCTGGGCTTCCACCACCGGGAGGTGCTGAGTCGGCTGGGCACCACCGTCTCGCTGGGTGTCCTGCTCAGCGGACCGGCCGGCTCGGGCAAGTCGGCCCTGGTCCGGGCGGTCGCCGCCCGGGTCCGCGCCCGGGTGTACGCGCTGTGGGCGCCGGAGCTGGCCGCGCTGAGCAACGACGCGGCGGCCCGCCGGCTGCGCGAGGCGGCCGAGGCGGTACGCGCGGACGGCCCCGGCGTGCTGCTGGTCACCGACGTCGAGGCGCTCGCCCCGGCGGACGAGCCCGGGCCGGTGGCCACGGTGTTTCGGCAGATCGTCGGCGAGACGGTCCGGGCCGGGGCGGCCGTGGTCTGCACCACCGGCCGCCCAGAGGCGGTGGACCCGGCGCTGCGCGCCCCGGACCTGCTCTCGCTGCGGATCACCGTCCCCCTGCCCGATCAGGCGCTGCGCCGGGAACAGCTGACCGTGCTCACCCGGCAGGTGCCGCTCGCCGAGGACGTCCGGCTGGACGAGGTGGCCGCCCGTACGCCGGGGTTCGTCGCGGCCGACCTGGCCGCACTGGTTCGCGAGGCCGGCGTACGCGCGGCGCTGCGGCAGAAGGCGGCCGAGTCGCCGACGGTGGCGATGGTCGACTTCACCGCCGCGCTGGAGGTGGTCCGGCCCACCACCATGGCCGCGTCCACCCTGGAGCTGGCCTCGGTGACCCTCGACGACGTCGGCGACCTGCACGAGGTCAAGGAGACGCTGATCGAGTCGGTGCTGTGGCCGCTGACCTACCCGGACACCTTCGCCCGGCTGGGCGTGACACCACCGCGCGGGGTGCTCCTCTACGGGCCGCCCGGCTGCGGCAAGACGTACCTGGTCACCGCGCTGGCCGGCACCGGGCGGGCGAACGTGCTGTCGGTGAAGGGTGCGGAGCTGCTCTCCAAGTGGGTGGGCGAGAGCGAACGAGCGGTCCGGGAGCTGTTCCGGCGGGCCCGCGAGGCGGCCCCCACGCTGGTCTTCCTGGACGAGGTGGACGCGCTCGCCCCGGTCCGCGGCCAGGCCAGCGACGGTGGCACGACCGACCGGGTGGTGGCCGCCCTGCTCACCGAGCTGGACGGGGTGGAGGCGCTGCGCAACGTGGTGGTGGTGGGCGCGACGAACCGGCCGGACCTGGTCGACCCGGCGCTGCTGCGCCCCGGCCGGCTGGAACGCCTGGTGTACGTGCCGCCGCCGGACGGTCCGGCCAGGGCGGAGATCCTCCGGGCGTCGGCCCGGAACGTTCCGCTCGCCGACGACGTGGATCTGGCCGCGCTGGGCGCGGAGCTGGACGGCTTCTCGGCGGCCGACTGCGCGGCCCTGGTCCGCGAGGCGGCGCTCGCGGCGATGCGCGAGTCGCTGGCCGCCGCGACGGTCACCGCCGCCCACGTCGAGACCGCCCGCACCCGCGTCCGCCCCTCCCTCGACCCCGCCCAGCTCGCCTGGCTGGCCGCATACGCCGCCGCACACCAGGCGCGGGCGGGGCGGGGGTCAGTCGGTGGGGAGGAGGGGGCCTAG
- the thrC gene encoding threonine synthase — protein sequence MTSTLPAASGIDTTLSPARALICRACSACYPLAAQHACYECFGPLEVDYDTAALATVTREQIEAGPKNLWRYAALLPAGQDPATRVTLNPGLTPLVAAPHLAAELGLTAPLWVKDDSANPTHSFKDRVVSVALTAARALGFTRYACASTGNLANSVAAHGARAGVPSVVFIPSDLEQGKVVTTAVYGGELVAIDGSYDDVNRLCGELVETDEFEDTAFVNVNVRPYYAEGSKTLGYEVAEQLGWRLPAQVVIPMASGELLTKIDKAFSELVEIGLVEAPADGWKVFGAQSAGCNPIATALHAGSDTIVPVKPTGIAKSLNIGDPAAGLYALEAVRRTGGWMEYAADDEIRAAIRLLARTTGIFAETAGGVTVAVLRKLVESGRLDPAAETVVFNTGEGLKTLDAVAAQVGPTHRIKPSLRAARDAGLLA from the coding sequence ATGACGTCGACGCTTCCCGCCGCCTCCGGCATCGACACCACCCTCAGCCCGGCCCGTGCCCTGATCTGTCGCGCCTGTTCCGCGTGCTACCCGCTGGCCGCCCAGCACGCCTGCTACGAGTGCTTCGGGCCGCTCGAGGTCGACTACGACACCGCCGCCCTCGCCACGGTCACCCGGGAGCAGATCGAGGCCGGCCCGAAGAACCTCTGGCGTTACGCCGCCCTGCTCCCCGCCGGCCAGGACCCGGCCACCCGGGTCACCCTCAACCCGGGGCTGACCCCGCTGGTCGCCGCCCCGCACCTGGCCGCCGAGCTGGGCCTCACCGCCCCGCTCTGGGTCAAGGACGACAGCGCCAACCCGACCCACTCGTTCAAGGACCGGGTGGTCTCGGTGGCGCTGACCGCCGCCCGGGCGCTCGGCTTCACCCGGTACGCCTGCGCCTCCACCGGCAACCTGGCCAACTCGGTGGCCGCCCACGGAGCCCGGGCCGGGGTGCCCTCGGTGGTCTTCATCCCCAGCGACCTGGAGCAGGGCAAGGTGGTGACCACCGCCGTCTACGGCGGCGAGCTGGTCGCCATCGACGGCTCGTACGACGACGTCAACCGGCTCTGCGGCGAGCTGGTGGAGACCGACGAGTTCGAGGACACGGCGTTCGTCAACGTCAACGTCCGGCCGTACTACGCCGAGGGCTCCAAGACCCTCGGGTACGAGGTGGCCGAGCAGCTCGGCTGGCGGCTCCCCGCTCAGGTGGTCATCCCGATGGCCAGCGGTGAGCTGCTCACGAAGATCGACAAGGCGTTCTCCGAGCTGGTCGAGATCGGGCTGGTCGAGGCACCGGCCGACGGCTGGAAGGTGTTCGGTGCCCAGTCCGCCGGCTGCAACCCGATCGCCACCGCGCTGCACGCCGGCAGCGACACCATCGTCCCGGTGAAGCCGACCGGCATCGCCAAGTCGCTGAACATCGGCGACCCGGCCGCCGGCCTCTACGCCCTGGAGGCGGTCCGCCGCACCGGCGGCTGGATGGAGTACGCCGCCGACGACGAGATCCGGGCGGCCATCCGGCTGCTCGCCCGGACCACCGGGATCTTCGCCGAGACCGCCGGCGGCGTCACCGTGGCGGTGCTGCGCAAGCTGGTCGAGTCCGGCCGCCTCGACCCGGCCGCCGAGACCGTCGTCTTCAACACCGGCGAGGGCCTCAAGACCCTCGACGCGGTGGCTGCTCAGGTCGGCCCCACCCACCGCATCAAGCCCTCCCTCCGCGCCGCCCGCGACGCCGGCCTCCTGGCCTGA
- a CDS encoding GNAT family N-acetyltransferase: MAISVTPLDPDDRAALDEAYRAAVAAQAVDEPDLPPLCRRRFEAPLRHPMPGIDTRWSMARLDGVPAGWIRLYLHTLDNTESASVELVVDPAYRRRGVGRALHEHGLRLLREHGCKRMIGSTVTPLPGKQGRELPGAAFAAAVGAQPAIEDVRRRLDVTALDRRQLATLRAEAGAAAAGYRAVRWGDHAPQEYVADVAYLEGRLLVDAPLGDLQWEQEKVDAERIRGRERALDARGARRYSAGAVHEASGRLVAWSFLSLDANTTWHAWQQITIVDPDHRGHRLGLLVKIENLEHALAHEPELRAVDTYNAAENGHMIAINERLGFRPAAGSTDWQLTI, translated from the coding sequence ATGGCCATCTCCGTCACCCCGCTCGACCCAGACGACCGAGCCGCGCTCGACGAGGCGTACCGGGCAGCGGTCGCGGCCCAGGCTGTGGATGAGCCGGATCTCCCGCCGCTGTGCCGGCGGCGGTTCGAGGCACCGCTACGGCACCCGATGCCGGGCATCGACACCCGCTGGTCGATGGCCCGGCTCGACGGGGTGCCCGCCGGTTGGATCCGCCTGTACCTGCACACGCTGGACAACACCGAGAGCGCCAGCGTCGAGCTGGTGGTGGACCCGGCGTACCGGCGGCGTGGGGTGGGGCGCGCGCTGCACGAGCATGGCCTGCGGTTGCTGCGGGAGCACGGCTGCAAGCGGATGATCGGCTCGACCGTCACCCCGCTGCCCGGAAAGCAGGGCCGGGAGCTGCCCGGTGCCGCCTTCGCCGCCGCCGTCGGCGCGCAGCCGGCGATCGAGGACGTCCGCCGCCGGCTCGACGTCACCGCGCTCGACCGGCGCCAGCTGGCGACCCTGCGGGCCGAGGCCGGCGCGGCCGCCGCCGGCTACCGCGCGGTCCGCTGGGGTGACCACGCCCCGCAGGAGTACGTCGCCGACGTCGCCTACCTGGAGGGCCGGCTGCTGGTCGACGCCCCCCTCGGGGACCTCCAGTGGGAGCAGGAGAAGGTGGACGCCGAACGGATCCGGGGCCGGGAGCGGGCGCTGGACGCGCGGGGAGCCCGCCGGTACAGCGCCGGCGCGGTGCACGAGGCGTCCGGCCGGCTGGTCGCCTGGAGCTTTCTCAGCCTCGACGCGAACACCACCTGGCACGCCTGGCAGCAGATCACCATCGTCGACCCGGACCACCGCGGTCACCGGCTCGGCCTGCTCGTCAAGATCGAGAACCTGGAGCACGCCCTGGCGCACGAGCCGGAGCTGCGGGCGGTCGACACGTACAACGCGGCCGAGAACGGCCACATGATCGCGATCAACGAGCGGCTCGGCTTCCGGCCTGCGGCCGGCTCGACGGACTGGCAGTTGACGATCTGA
- a CDS encoding cold-shock protein: MAQGTVKWFNAEKGYGFIAVDGGQDVFVHFSAIEMDGYKALDDGQRVEFEIAQGQKGPQAERVRVIA; this comes from the coding sequence GTGGCACAGGGCACCGTCAAGTGGTTCAACGCCGAAAAGGGCTACGGCTTCATCGCCGTCGACGGCGGGCAGGACGTCTTCGTCCACTTCTCCGCGATCGAGATGGACGGCTACAAGGCGCTGGACGACGGCCAGCGGGTCGAGTTCGAGATCGCACAGGGGCAGAAGGGTCCGCAGGCCGAGCGGGTCCGCGTCATCGCCTGA
- the paaN gene encoding phenylacetic acid degradation protein PaaN produces MTETPHPLYDRHADTLNRALAAITERGYWSAYPESPSPRVYGENAAAEGKAAFEAYLNQDFPLDQPGDGGTVATEVSPFGVELNVRYPHATPDQLVAAASAALPAWRDAGPQARVGVCLEILDRLHKHVFELANAVQFTSGQAFVMAFQAGGTHALDRALEAIAYAYAEMTRHPGTAGWEKAAGKGDPLRMSKTFHVVPRGVALVIGCNTFPTWNSYPGLFASLVTGNPVVVKPHPRAVLPLAITVRYARQVLAEAGFDPNLVQLAPEATGEKLASTLALHPAVKIVDFTGSTEYGDWLETNARQAAVYTEKAGLNTVVIDSTDDFAGMCRNLGFTLSLYSGQMCTTSQNLLIPRGGIETDQGHKSFDEVAAGIAAAIGKLTADPARGVEFTGAIVNDGVLERLEEVTKVGEPVLESRSVEHPSFPDAVVRTPTIVKLAATDTATYSREWFGPISFAIATDSTAHSLRILRETVGEKGALTAGVYSTDEAVLDAAEAAAIEVGVHLSCNLTGGVFVNQSAAFSDFHGSGANPAANSALTDGAYVANRFRIVQSRRHV; encoded by the coding sequence ATGACGGAGACCCCGCACCCCCTGTACGACAGGCACGCCGACACCCTCAACCGCGCGCTGGCCGCGATCACGGAGCGGGGATACTGGTCCGCCTATCCCGAGTCGCCCAGCCCCCGGGTGTACGGCGAGAACGCCGCCGCCGAGGGCAAGGCGGCTTTCGAGGCGTACCTGAACCAGGACTTCCCCCTCGACCAGCCGGGCGACGGCGGCACCGTCGCCACCGAGGTCAGCCCGTTCGGCGTGGAGCTGAACGTGCGCTACCCGCACGCCACCCCCGACCAGCTCGTGGCGGCCGCGTCCGCCGCCCTGCCGGCCTGGCGCGACGCCGGCCCGCAGGCCCGGGTGGGCGTCTGCCTGGAGATCCTCGACCGGCTGCACAAGCATGTCTTCGAGCTGGCCAACGCGGTGCAGTTCACCAGCGGCCAGGCGTTCGTGATGGCCTTCCAGGCCGGCGGCACGCACGCGCTGGACCGCGCGCTGGAGGCGATCGCCTACGCGTACGCCGAGATGACCCGCCACCCGGGCACGGCCGGCTGGGAGAAGGCCGCCGGCAAGGGTGACCCGCTGCGGATGAGCAAGACGTTCCACGTGGTGCCCCGCGGCGTGGCGCTGGTGATCGGCTGCAACACCTTCCCGACCTGGAACTCGTACCCGGGTCTGTTCGCCTCGCTGGTCACCGGCAACCCGGTGGTCGTCAAGCCGCACCCGCGTGCGGTGCTGCCGCTCGCCATCACGGTGAGGTACGCCCGCCAGGTGCTCGCCGAGGCCGGCTTCGACCCGAACCTGGTGCAGCTGGCGCCGGAGGCGACCGGCGAGAAGCTCGCCTCGACCCTGGCGCTGCACCCGGCCGTCAAGATCGTCGACTTCACCGGCTCCACCGAGTACGGCGACTGGCTGGAGACGAACGCCCGGCAGGCCGCCGTCTACACCGAGAAGGCCGGCCTGAACACGGTGGTGATCGACTCCACCGACGACTTCGCCGGGATGTGCCGCAACCTGGGCTTCACGCTCAGCCTGTACAGCGGCCAGATGTGCACCACCTCGCAGAACCTGCTGATCCCGCGGGGCGGCATCGAGACCGACCAGGGGCACAAGAGCTTCGACGAGGTGGCCGCCGGGATCGCCGCGGCGATCGGCAAGCTCACCGCCGACCCGGCCCGGGGGGTCGAGTTCACCGGCGCGATCGTCAACGACGGCGTGCTGGAGCGGCTGGAGGAGGTCACCAAGGTCGGCGAGCCGGTGCTGGAGTCGCGGAGCGTCGAGCACCCGTCCTTCCCGGACGCGGTGGTGCGGACGCCGACCATCGTCAAGCTGGCCGCGACCGACACCGCCACCTACTCGCGGGAGTGGTTCGGCCCGATCTCGTTCGCCATCGCGACTGACTCGACCGCGCACAGCCTGCGGATCCTCCGCGAGACGGTGGGGGAGAAGGGCGCGCTGACCGCGGGGGTCTACTCCACCGACGAGGCGGTGCTGGACGCCGCCGAGGCCGCGGCGATCGAGGTCGGCGTCCACCTGTCCTGCAACCTCACCGGCGGGGTCTTCGTCAACCAGTCGGCGGCGTTCTCCGACTTCCACGGGTCGGGGGCGAACCCGGCGGCCAACTCTGCTCTTACTGATGGCGCTTACGTGGCCAACCGGTTCCGGATCGTGCAGTCGCGTCGGCACGTCTGA
- a CDS encoding alpha/beta fold hydrolase, protein MRSPLAATRIRRALATRRRRVVAAVVAVVLVAGAAAWAARPQRPGFRTEPALVTVRSGPAGDQPVDLDTTLYLPRDASARHRVPAVLLAHGFGGTKESVRADAEDLADRGYAVLTWTARGFGRSGGEIHLDSPDYEVRDAQRLLDRLAARPDIRLDAPGDPRVGVVGGSYGGGLALLLAAQDQRVDAIVPMITWNDLSRAFLPESTGKAPTEGVFKKGWAGLFFGGGGNAGSGPAGVSGTTAGQPEGAPASAGPPSPQPGAGPGTSSGRVPGGAADPSCGRFAADVCAAYLRIATTGRADAQAVDLLRRSSPAAVLDRIKAPTLLVQGEADTLFPLTEADANARGIAAAGTPVRVAWFTGGHDGGTGPTSDSDRVRFLTAQWLDHYVKGEGAAPGSSFTFSRIAGFDALDRGLVATGYHTADYPGVAGQGRQDITLTGPAQAIANPPNANPAAISSVPFAGALGSLLSNVARDIPGQHARFESAPLSEAVDVVGAPTVRIRAASPTGEAVLFVKLYDVDPKGATTLPDGLVAPVRLTGLPKTLDAAQPVTVTLPAIVRRIESGHRLRVVVATSDQAYATPAEPVVHTVALGGGPLTLPTVDAQPIPTTATVWRWVLVGLLAAIAVGLVVVVLVTRRRHRRQDSSVHPAYAGVPLAVRQLRKEYADGFVAVSNVDFEVHPGQVVGLLGPNGAGKTTTLRVLMGLTQPTAGEIYVFGHRLVPGSPVLSRIGALVEGPGFLPHLSGLENLKAYWRATGRPWADAHFDEALEIAGLGDSVHRKTRKYSHGMRQRLAIAQAMLGLPDLLVLDEPTDGLDPPQIAEMRRVLQRYATDGRAVLVSSHLLAEVEQTCTHAVVVNKGRIVASGPVEEIVGESPSVLFEVSDPDAARGVLDRLTGVRVLPGGDGGLVVDTNGTARSEVVAELVRAGIGVNRVVPRRRLEDAFLALVGENSRGSGDR, encoded by the coding sequence ATGAGATCACCGCTCGCCGCCACGCGGATCCGGCGTGCCCTGGCCACCCGCCGTCGCCGCGTGGTCGCCGCGGTGGTGGCGGTCGTCCTGGTGGCCGGCGCCGCCGCCTGGGCGGCCCGGCCGCAGCGGCCCGGCTTCCGGACCGAGCCGGCGCTGGTGACCGTCCGCTCCGGACCGGCCGGCGACCAGCCGGTCGACCTCGACACCACGCTCTACCTGCCGCGGGACGCGTCGGCCCGGCACCGGGTGCCGGCGGTGCTGCTGGCGCACGGCTTCGGCGGCACCAAGGAGTCGGTCCGCGCCGACGCGGAGGACCTGGCCGACCGGGGGTACGCGGTGCTCACCTGGACGGCCCGGGGCTTCGGCCGCAGCGGCGGGGAGATCCACCTGGACAGCCCGGACTACGAGGTACGCGACGCCCAGCGCCTGCTCGACCGGCTCGCCGCCCGCCCCGACATCCGCCTCGACGCCCCCGGCGACCCCCGGGTCGGCGTGGTCGGCGGCTCGTACGGGGGCGGCCTGGCCCTGCTGCTGGCCGCGCAGGACCAGCGGGTCGACGCGATCGTCCCGATGATCACCTGGAACGACCTGTCCCGCGCCTTCCTGCCGGAGAGCACCGGAAAGGCGCCGACCGAGGGCGTGTTCAAGAAGGGCTGGGCCGGCCTCTTCTTCGGCGGCGGCGGGAACGCCGGCTCCGGCCCGGCCGGCGTCTCCGGCACCACCGCCGGCCAGCCCGAGGGCGCTCCCGCGTCGGCCGGCCCGCCCAGCCCCCAGCCTGGCGCCGGTCCGGGAACCAGTTCCGGGCGGGTACCCGGGGGCGCCGCCGACCCGTCCTGCGGCCGGTTCGCCGCCGACGTCTGCGCCGCGTACCTGCGGATCGCCACCACCGGACGGGCCGACGCCCAGGCGGTCGACCTGCTGCGCCGCTCCTCCCCGGCCGCAGTGCTCGACCGGATCAAGGCGCCGACCCTGCTGGTGCAGGGCGAGGCGGACACGCTCTTCCCGCTCACCGAGGCGGATGCCAACGCGCGCGGCATCGCCGCCGCCGGCACCCCCGTCCGGGTCGCCTGGTTCACCGGCGGTCACGACGGCGGCACGGGCCCCACCTCCGACTCCGACCGGGTGCGGTTCCTGACCGCCCAGTGGCTCGACCACTACGTCAAGGGCGAGGGCGCCGCACCCGGCAGCAGCTTCACCTTCTCCCGGATCGCCGGTTTCGACGCGCTCGACCGGGGCCTGGTGGCCACCGGCTACCACACCGCCGACTACCCGGGCGTGGCCGGGCAGGGCCGCCAGGACATCACCCTGACCGGGCCGGCCCAGGCGATCGCGAACCCGCCCAACGCCAACCCCGCGGCGATCTCCTCGGTGCCGTTCGCCGGGGCGCTCGGCTCGCTGCTGAGCAACGTGGCTCGCGACATCCCCGGCCAGCACGCCCGGTTCGAGTCCGCGCCGCTGAGCGAGGCGGTGGACGTGGTCGGCGCGCCGACCGTACGGATCCGGGCGGCCTCGCCGACCGGCGAGGCGGTGCTCTTCGTCAAGCTCTACGACGTCGATCCGAAGGGCGCGACCACCCTCCCCGACGGCCTGGTCGCCCCGGTCCGCCTCACGGGCCTGCCGAAGACGCTCGACGCCGCCCAACCGGTGACCGTCACCCTGCCGGCGATCGTCCGCCGGATCGAGTCCGGGCACCGGCTGCGGGTCGTCGTGGCCACCTCCGACCAGGCGTACGCGACCCCCGCCGAGCCGGTCGTGCACACCGTCGCCCTCGGCGGCGGCCCGCTGACCCTGCCCACGGTCGACGCCCAGCCGATCCCCACCACGGCCACGGTCTGGCGCTGGGTGCTGGTCGGCCTGCTCGCCGCGATCGCGGTCGGGCTCGTCGTGGTCGTCCTGGTCACCCGCCGCCGCCACCGCCGCCAGGACAGCTCGGTCCACCCCGCGTACGCGGGCGTCCCGCTCGCCGTCCGCCAGCTTCGCAAGGAGTACGCGGACGGCTTCGTCGCCGTCTCCAATGTCGACTTCGAGGTGCACCCCGGTCAGGTGGTCGGCCTGCTCGGCCCGAACGGCGCCGGCAAGACCACCACCCTGCGGGTGCTGATGGGGCTGACCCAGCCCACGGCCGGCGAGATCTACGTCTTCGGGCACCGGCTGGTGCCGGGTTCGCCGGTGCTCTCCCGGATCGGCGCGCTGGTGGAGGGGCCGGGCTTCCTGCCGCACCTGTCCGGCCTGGAGAACCTGAAGGCGTACTGGCGGGCGACCGGGCGGCCCTGGGCGGACGCGCACTTCGACGAGGCGCTGGAGATCGCCGGGCTGGGCGACTCGGTGCACCGCAAGACCCGCAAGTACAGCCACGGCATGCGGCAGCGGCTCGCCATCGCGCAGGCCATGCTCGGCCTGCCCGACCTGCTGGTGCTCGACGAGCCGACGGACGGCCTGGACCCGCCGCAGATCGCCGAGATGCGCCGGGTGCTCCAGCGGTACGCCACCGACGGTCGGGCGGTGCTGGTCTCCAGCCACCTGCTGGCCGAGGTGGAGCAGACCTGCACCCACGCCGTGGTGGTCAACAAGGGGCGGATCGTGGCGTCCGGCCCGGTCGAGGAGATCGTCGGCGAGTCGCCGAGCGTGCTGTTCGAGGTGAGCGACCCGGACGCGGCGCGCGGCGTGCTCGACCGGCTGACCGGCGTACGGGTGCTGCCCGGCGGCGACGGCGGGCTGGTGGTGGACACGAACGGCACCGCCCGCAGCGAGGTGGTGGCCGAGCTGGTCCGGGCCGGCATCGGCGTCAACCGGGTGGTGCCCCGGCGCCGCCTGGAGGACGCGTTCCTCGCCCTGGTCGGCGAGAACTCTCGGGGGAGCGGAGACCGGTGA
- a CDS encoding ABC transporter permease subunit: MGQSSSVATVDRGGAAQGYRPSATLPFGAEFRRQASRRRTQLALGFMVLLPLIILVAFQFPSREDDRGGRGEFSSLADLATSGGLNFTLFTILVSASFLLVVVVALFCGDTVASEASWGSLRYLLAIPVPRARLLAVKLLVALAYSGLALLLLAATALLAGTLRYGWSPLRSQVSAELAPAEGLLRLLAVLGYLAVVLLVVAGLAFLLSVTTDAALGAVGGAVLLWILSSILDQITALGGLRAFLPTHYSSAWLGLLSTPVQTDDLVRGAISAIVYATGFWGLAFWRFTRKDVTS, from the coding sequence ATGGGACAGTCGTCATCCGTGGCCACGGTGGATCGTGGCGGGGCGGCGCAGGGCTACCGGCCGTCGGCCACCCTGCCGTTCGGGGCCGAGTTCCGCCGGCAGGCGTCGCGCCGGCGTACCCAGCTCGCGCTGGGGTTCATGGTGCTGCTGCCGCTGATCATCCTGGTCGCGTTCCAGTTCCCCTCCCGCGAGGACGACCGCGGCGGCCGGGGCGAGTTCTCCAGCCTGGCCGACCTGGCCACCTCGGGCGGGCTGAACTTCACCCTGTTCACGATCCTGGTCTCGGCGTCGTTCCTGCTGGTCGTGGTGGTGGCGCTGTTCTGCGGGGACACGGTGGCCAGCGAGGCGAGCTGGGGCAGCCTGCGTTACCTGCTGGCGATCCCGGTGCCCCGGGCGCGGCTGCTGGCCGTGAAGCTGCTGGTCGCGCTCGCGTACTCGGGGCTGGCCCTGCTGCTGCTCGCCGCCACCGCGCTGCTCGCCGGCACCCTCCGGTACGGCTGGTCCCCGCTGCGCAGCCAGGTCTCCGCCGAGCTGGCCCCGGCCGAGGGGCTGCTCCGCCTGCTCGCGGTGCTCGGCTACCTGGCGGTCGTCCTGCTGGTGGTGGCCGGCCTGGCGTTCCTGCTCTCGGTGACCACGGACGCGGCGCTCGGCGCGGTCGGCGGGGCGGTGCTGCTCTGGATCCTGTCCAGCATCCTGGACCAGATCACCGCGCTGGGCGGGTTGCGCGCCTTCCTGCCCACCCACTACAGCAGCGCCTGGCTGGGCCTGCTCTCCACCCCGGTGCAGACGGACGACCTGGTCCGTGGGGCGATTTCGGCGATCGTCTACGCCACCGGATTCTGGGGACTGGCCTTCTGGCGCTTCACCCGCAAGGACGTCACGAGCTGA